A window from Candidatus Afararchaeum irisae encodes these proteins:
- a CDS encoding transposase yields MTDSQTLVKTLDFQLDIQSDNEGLLYDATLEARRVYNETIRLAKEGVDWDSISPRLEDDADLVKNTTQRVVAKALGAMENYYEYDDFNQPSHTKDGTYPLRANYEEGY; encoded by the coding sequence TGGACTTCCAACTCGACATCCAGAGTGACAACGAGGGTCTGCTGTACGACGCCACGCTCGAAGCCCGCCGAGTGTACAACGAAACCATCCGTCTCGCCAAAGAGGGCGTAGACTGGGATTCGATTTCGCCTCGCCTCGAAGACGATGCCGACCTCGTGAAAAATACGACACAGCGCGTCGTTGCCAAAGCTCTCGGCGCGATGGAGAACTACTACGAATACGACGACTTCAACCAGCCGAGCCACACAAAGGATGGCACGTACCCGCTCCGGGCGAACTACGAGGAGGGGTACA